Proteins found in one Campylobacter lari genomic segment:
- the hemE gene encoding uroporphyrinogen decarboxylase, translated as MIFIDACFKKSTPYTPVWMMRQAGRYLPEYMEVRASAGDFLSLCKDYQKASEVTLQPVDILGVDAAIIFSDILVVPLEMGMDLKFEKGEGPVFSNPIKTKEDLERLDVEKSIKNLSYVYDALALTREKLAQDKALIGFCGSPWTIATYMIEGGGSKNYAKCKKLVYQNPEFLHQILSKLTLALKHYIQEQIRAGANAIQIFDSWASALEKEMFFEFSFKYMLEIADFIKEKYPHIPVILFPKGVSGFLDGINGNFDVFGVDWSTPLELAKEKLGAKYTLQGNMEPCRLYDKKAIEQGVDKILNIMQDSAHIFNLGHGILPDIPVENAKYFIKLVQEKSQK; from the coding sequence TGAATACATGGAAGTTAGAGCAAGTGCTGGAGATTTTTTATCGCTTTGTAAGGACTATCAAAAAGCAAGTGAAGTTACCTTACAACCAGTAGATATTTTGGGTGTTGATGCAGCTATTATTTTTTCAGATATTTTGGTGGTGCCTTTAGAAATGGGCATGGATTTAAAATTTGAAAAAGGTGAAGGACCGGTATTTTCAAATCCTATTAAAACCAAGGAAGATTTGGAAAGATTAGATGTTGAAAAAAGTATTAAAAATCTTTCTTATGTTTATGATGCATTAGCGCTTACTAGAGAAAAACTTGCACAAGATAAAGCTTTGATTGGTTTTTGTGGAAGTCCTTGGACTATTGCTACTTATATGATAGAGGGTGGCGGTAGTAAAAATTATGCAAAATGCAAAAAATTAGTTTATCAAAATCCTGAATTTTTACATCAAATTTTATCTAAACTTACTTTAGCTTTAAAGCATTACATTCAAGAGCAAATTAGAGCGGGTGCTAATGCTATACAAATATTTGATAGTTGGGCAAGTGCTTTAGAAAAAGAAATGTTTTTTGAGTTTTCTTTTAAATACATGCTTGAAATTGCTGATTTTATTAAAGAAAAATATCCACATATTCCCGTGATTTTATTTCCTAAAGGTGTTAGTGGATTTTTGGATGGTATAAATGGAAATTTTGATGTTTTTGGTGTAGATTGGAGTACGCCTTTAGAATTGGCAAAAGAAAAGCTAGGTGCTAAATATACTTTACAGGGTAATATGGAGCCTTGTAGATTGTATGATAAAAAAGCTATTGAGCAGGGTGTAGATAAAATTTTAAATATCATGCAAGATAGTGCACATATTTTTAACCTAGGACATGGTATTTTGCCTGATATTCCTGTTGAAAATGCTAAATATTTTATCAAGCTAGTTCAAGAGAAATCACAAAAGTGA
- a CDS encoding radical SAM protein translates to MNKITFGPISSRRFGLSLGIDLSPNQKQCNFDCVYCELQAAKPIEKFLIYPKIQDITEQVKQALASNVKFDFLTLTANGEPSLYPYLKELVYELNKIKQDKKLLILSNGSGVLNINAFDALMDIDVVKFSLDSAIEKTFYRIDRTLKQIKLETMIEKMIIFGKKFPGELIMEVLVVQGLNDSKEEMLALNEVFDKIKPLRVDFSTIDRPPAYPVKGVSLEKLEELSMYITSVPIVLPKRYYKGEKIDFNVQELLKMLQLRAQSEFDIENKFSQHSKDMLEKLIKEHKVVVKKLAGVNFYKKI, encoded by the coding sequence GTGAATAAAATTACCTTTGGACCTATAAGCTCAAGAAGATTTGGACTTTCTTTAGGGATTGATTTAAGTCCAAATCAAAAACAATGCAATTTTGATTGTGTGTATTGTGAATTACAAGCTGCAAAACCTATAGAAAAATTTTTAATATATCCAAAAATTCAAGATATTACAGAACAAGTAAAACAAGCTTTAGCCAGTAATGTGAAATTTGATTTTCTTACACTAACTGCAAATGGTGAACCTAGTTTATATCCTTATTTAAAAGAATTGGTTTACGAGTTAAATAAAATAAAACAAGATAAAAAACTCTTGATTTTAAGTAATGGTAGTGGCGTATTAAATATAAATGCATTTGATGCCCTAATGGATATTGATGTAGTTAAATTTAGTCTTGATAGTGCTATAGAAAAAACATTTTATAGGATAGATAGGACTTTAAAACAAATCAAGCTTGAAACAATGATTGAAAAAATGATAATTTTTGGGAAAAAATTTCCAGGTGAACTTATCATGGAAGTATTGGTTGTGCAGGGGTTAAATGATAGTAAAGAGGAAATGCTGGCTTTAAATGAGGTATTTGATAAAATAAAGCCATTAAGAGTGGATTTTAGCACTATTGATAGACCGCCTGCGTATCCTGTTAAAGGTGTATCTTTAGAAAAATTGGAAGAATTAAGTATGTATATTACTAGTGTGCCTATAGTACTTCCCAAACGTTATTATAAAGGTGAAAAAATTGATTTTAATGTCCAAGAACTTTTGAAGATGTTGCAGCTTAGAGCACAAAGCGAATTTGATATAGAAAATAAGTTTAGTCAGCATAGTAAAGATATGTTGGAAAAATTAATTAAAGAGCATAAAGTCGTTGTAAAAAAATTAGCAGGGGTAAATTTTTACAAAAAAATATAA
- a CDS encoding tetratricopeptide repeat protein, which yields MAEEVTLKEQDNQETPFSQIDENPGVEEQSIPPGMIPPELEEESTFQRVEEEPQPPQPEEKKKLFDKKFIILISTLGSFALILLVVLILLIAFKEDKKTILNVQVSDDNTSASITKVKQSALDLVVQKANLLYEKGDVESALELYNNINIFNQSLSSYNLGVAQMKQKDFTSAIENFKQSLELEEHKVAAAINIAVCYFKLGDREKFKYYLDLARVHLPQDSQSSLYDYYLGLINYYQGFYPEALQMFMRSSNINGYQGESYYLGAKIYALLNSEQNAINFLQKQQDYEASLPLGLLYAKSGDYQKAKEYLERASKIANNEIRSKIALALVELKTDQYESGSQILKALYIKDKDVGSKYYKIKTRLKRNLSNIDIAQQNFAKRLITGKQQIYDLLFYFSPYRVFDVKQSMELITKADLGNFLQGYEYENELLVKSKALSGVNIELSHAIDLAFNYHLREANQEFKNLSEIYHAHDVIHYNLALTYAQLQDYNNAYKHFSTAYHLNPKNYIAGIFAIYCMDLVKKDYTKLANELLENLQVDNNIDQNHNIYKYLLHLAKNDFTAIIPYLDNLSNSNSTPLELMFAIIAANGNNLDTLRNQKIKELKDLLGEDIISNILYFNSKNMNLDIKEYAKQAQMYFLSAKLDYDSLFGGAGIVKDSYVTLMQITGLLNHVRNDIKKRLATSNKNSIGLIFALAYVDIFAKEYQEAYTLYNILIDDYRIKDAQTLFLAAVAAIGSNNPNSAIALLELARLENEETLEARLALGLLYHEVQNLEPAMFQYEKVGNNFKSKFFTFDIKN from the coding sequence ATGGCCGAAGAAGTAACACTTAAAGAACAAGACAATCAAGAAACGCCCTTTTCACAAATAGATGAAAATCCAGGAGTAGAAGAACAATCTATTCCTCCTGGGATGATACCCCCTGAATTAGAAGAAGAAAGTACTTTTCAAAGAGTAGAAGAAGAACCTCAACCACCACAACCTGAAGAGAAAAAAAAGCTTTTTGATAAAAAATTTATTATTTTAATTTCTACACTTGGAAGTTTTGCTTTAATATTACTTGTAGTTTTAATTTTACTTATAGCTTTCAAAGAAGATAAAAAAACTATTTTAAATGTTCAAGTTTCAGATGATAACACCAGTGCAAGCATCACAAAAGTAAAACAATCAGCATTGGATCTTGTAGTGCAAAAAGCTAATTTACTATATGAAAAAGGTGATGTCGAAAGCGCCTTAGAACTTTATAATAATATTAATATTTTCAACCAATCCTTATCTAGTTATAATCTTGGTGTAGCACAAATGAAACAAAAAGATTTTACCAGTGCGATTGAGAATTTTAAACAATCACTAGAATTAGAAGAGCATAAAGTAGCTGCAGCTATCAATATAGCTGTATGTTATTTTAAACTTGGAGATAGGGAGAAATTTAAATATTATCTTGACTTAGCAAGAGTGCATTTACCACAAGATTCGCAATCATCTTTGTATGATTATTATCTAGGCTTGATTAATTATTATCAAGGATTTTACCCAGAAGCTTTACAAATGTTTATGCGCTCAAGCAATATTAATGGATACCAAGGGGAGTCTTATTACCTTGGAGCAAAAATTTATGCATTATTAAATTCTGAACAAAATGCTATTAATTTTTTACAAAAGCAACAAGACTATGAAGCTAGCTTGCCTTTGGGTTTATTATATGCTAAATCAGGAGACTACCAAAAAGCCAAGGAGTATCTCGAAAGAGCATCAAAAATAGCAAATAACGAAATAAGAAGCAAAATAGCCTTGGCCTTAGTAGAATTAAAAACAGACCAATATGAAAGCGGTTCTCAAATTTTAAAAGCTTTGTATATTAAAGATAAAGATGTTGGCTCAAAATATTACAAAATAAAAACAAGATTAAAAAGAAATTTATCTAATATTGATATAGCACAACAAAATTTTGCTAAAAGATTGATTACAGGAAAACAACAAATATATGATTTACTATTTTATTTCTCACCTTACCGCGTTTTTGATGTTAAACAAAGTATGGAGCTTATCACAAAAGCTGATTTGGGAAATTTTCTACAAGGCTATGAATACGAAAATGAGCTGCTTGTTAAAAGCAAAGCCTTATCAGGTGTTAATATAGAATTATCTCATGCCATCGACTTAGCTTTTAACTATCACTTAAGAGAAGCAAATCAAGAATTTAAAAATTTAAGCGAAATTTATCATGCACATGATGTAATTCATTATAATCTTGCTCTAACTTATGCACAACTACAAGATTATAACAATGCATATAAACACTTTTCAACTGCTTATCATCTAAATCCGAAAAATTATATCGCAGGGATTTTTGCTATATATTGCATGGATTTAGTAAAAAAAGACTATACTAAATTAGCTAATGAGCTTTTAGAAAATTTACAAGTAGATAATAACATTGATCAAAATCATAACATATATAAATATCTACTACATTTAGCTAAAAATGATTTTACTGCAATAATTCCTTATTTAGATAATCTTTCAAACTCAAACAGCACCCCTTTGGAATTGATGTTTGCTATCATAGCTGCTAATGGAAACAATCTTGATACATTAAGAAATCAAAAAATTAAAGAACTGAAAGATTTGCTAGGTGAAGACATTATTAGCAATATTTTATATTTTAATTCCAAAAACATGAATCTTGATATCAAAGAATATGCCAAACAGGCACAAATGTATTTTTTATCCGCTAAACTTGATTACGATTCTTTATTTGGAGGTGCTGGTATAGTCAAAGATAGTTATGTAACTCTTATGCAAATCACAGGTTTACTTAATCATGTTAGAAATGATATTAAAAAAAGATTAGCTACTAGTAATAAAAATTCTATAGGCTTGATCTTTGCATTGGCTTATGTAGATATATTTGCAAAAGAATACCAAGAAGCTTACACACTTTATAACATCTTAATTGATGATTATAGAATTAAAGACGCACAAACATTGTTTTTAGCTGCAGTTGCTGCAATAGGATCAAACAATCCAAATTCAGCTATAGCTTTACTTGAACTTGCAAGGTTAGAAAATGAAGAAACTTTAGAAGCAAGGCTTGCCTTAGGTCTTTTATATCATGAAGTACAAAACCTAGAACCTGCTATGTTTCAATATGAAAAGGTAGGGAATAATTTTAAAAGTAAATTTTTTACTTTTGATATAAAAAATTAG
- the serS gene encoding serine--tRNA ligase — MLDLKLLQNNFDEIAQKLKAKKVDENLLKELSDLFVNLKKEKVLLEEFQAFQNKFSKELATAQDKESLKVHLSQNKEKINTQSKIVNELEEKLEQIALAIPNTPDDCVPFGEDEDENIELKKVLTPPSFDFEIKEHHDLGEKLNWLDFTRGVKISQSRFCVLKNEGALLSRALVNYMIDFNRSRGFELVNVPFLVNSATMYGTGQLPKFKDDMYKVENDDLYLISTSEIPVTNLYSNEILTQEELPLKMTCYSACFRQEAGSAGRDTRGIIRQHQFEKVELVSICKPNQSELMFEEMLNCASDLLSSLGLAHRHLMLCTGDLGFSAAKTVDLEVWLPSQNKYREISSVSNCKDFQARRAKIRFKNDKGKNELVHTLNGSSLAVGRTLVAIMENYQEKNGNIRIPDVLRKYF, encoded by the coding sequence ATGTTAGATTTAAAACTTTTACAAAATAATTTCGATGAAATTGCACAAAAATTAAAAGCTAAAAAAGTGGATGAAAATTTACTCAAAGAACTGAGTGATTTATTTGTAAATTTAAAAAAAGAAAAAGTACTTTTAGAAGAATTTCAAGCTTTTCAAAATAAATTTAGCAAAGAACTTGCAACAGCACAAGATAAAGAAAGTTTAAAAGTACATCTAAGTCAAAATAAAGAAAAAATTAATACTCAATCAAAAATCGTTAATGAGCTAGAAGAAAAACTAGAGCAAATTGCCCTAGCAATACCAAATACCCCTGATGATTGCGTGCCTTTTGGAGAAGATGAAGATGAGAATATAGAATTAAAAAAAGTTCTAACACCTCCTAGTTTTGATTTTGAAATCAAAGAGCATCATGATTTAGGAGAAAAATTAAATTGGCTTGATTTTACAAGAGGAGTTAAAATCTCACAAAGTCGATTTTGTGTGCTTAAGAACGAAGGAGCTTTACTGAGTAGAGCTTTAGTAAATTATATGATAGATTTTAATAGAAGCAGAGGTTTTGAGCTAGTTAATGTACCTTTTTTGGTCAATAGTGCAACTATGTATGGTACTGGACAGCTTCCAAAATTTAAAGATGACATGTATAAGGTAGAAAATGATGATTTATATCTCATCTCAACTTCTGAAATTCCAGTGACTAATCTTTATTCTAATGAAATTTTAACCCAAGAAGAATTGCCTTTAAAAATGACTTGCTATAGCGCTTGTTTTAGACAAGAAGCAGGAAGTGCAGGTAGAGATACAAGAGGAATTATAAGACAACATCAATTTGAAAAAGTAGAGCTTGTTAGTATATGCAAGCCTAACCAAAGCGAGTTAATGTTTGAAGAAATGCTAAATTGCGCTAGTGATTTACTAAGTTCTTTAGGTCTAGCACATAGACATTTGATGCTTTGTACTGGTGATTTAGGTTTTTCAGCTGCTAAAACAGTAGATTTAGAAGTATGGCTTCCATCGCAAAATAAATACCGTGAAATTAGCTCAGTATCAAATTGCAAAGATTTTCAAGCAAGACGTGCAAAAATTCGTTTTAAAAATGATAAAGGCAAAAATGAATTAGTTCACACGCTTAATGGCTCTTCGCTAGCTGTTGGTAGAACCTTGGTAGCTATTATGGAAAACTATCAAGAAAAAAATGGAAATATAAGAATTCCTGATGTATTAAGAAAATACTTTTAA
- the trpS gene encoding tryptophan--tRNA ligase: MRVITGLQPSGDLHIGNYFGSIKQMLNMQEENQMYMFIANYHAMTSSFDGEKLRQNSLKAAAAFLSLGIDPQKSVFWLQSDVKEVMELYWILSQFTPMGLLERAHSYKDKIAKGLNANHGLFSYPVLMAADILLFNAQIVPVGKDQIQHVEIARDIALKVNNEWGEIFTLPQAKVNDEVAVVPGTDGAKMSKSYQNTIDIFNTPKAIKKQISSIVTDSTALEDPKDWQNCNIFKIAKLFLDKTEQEALKSRYEKGGEGYGHFKMYLNEIISEYFASAKDEYEKLLANPSKIKEILEFGASKAKKQAQETMEKIYAKIGL, translated from the coding sequence ATGAGAGTTATTACAGGATTACAGCCAAGTGGAGATTTACATATAGGAAATTATTTTGGCTCAATCAAACAAATGCTAAATATGCAAGAAGAAAATCAAATGTATATGTTTATAGCAAATTATCATGCTATGACTTCAAGTTTTGACGGAGAAAAGCTCAGACAAAATTCACTCAAAGCTGCAGCAGCTTTTTTGAGCTTAGGGATTGATCCACAAAAAAGTGTGTTTTGGCTGCAAAGCGATGTAAAAGAAGTGATGGAGCTTTATTGGATTCTTTCTCAATTTACCCCAATGGGACTTTTAGAAAGGGCGCATAGCTATAAAGATAAAATTGCCAAAGGTTTAAATGCCAACCATGGACTTTTTTCTTACCCTGTTTTAATGGCTGCAGATATTTTACTTTTTAATGCTCAAATAGTTCCTGTAGGTAAAGATCAAATTCAACATGTTGAAATAGCAAGAGATATAGCCTTAAAAGTAAATAATGAATGGGGTGAAATTTTTACCTTACCTCAAGCTAAAGTTAATGACGAAGTTGCGGTAGTACCTGGTACTGATGGAGCTAAAATGAGCAAGTCCTACCAAAATACAATCGATATTTTTAATACACCAAAAGCTATTAAAAAACAAATTTCTTCCATTGTTACAGATAGCACAGCTTTAGAAGATCCAAAAGATTGGCAAAATTGCAATATATTTAAAATCGCAAAATTATTTTTAGACAAAACAGAGCAAGAAGCTTTAAAAAGTCGTTATGAAAAAGGTGGTGAAGGTTATGGACATTTTAAAATGTATTTAAATGAAATCATTAGTGAGTATTTTGCCTCAGCCAAGGACGAATATGAAAAATTATTAGCCAATCCTTCTAAAATTAAGGAGATTTTAGAATTTGGAGCAAGTAAAGCAAAAAAACAAGCTCAAGAAACAATGGAAAAAATTTATGCTAAAATAGGACTATAA
- a CDS encoding shikimate kinase → MNKKDNLLFVGFMGCGKTTIARTYAKKYNKFFLDTDSLIKDKFNLEISEFFKTYGEKKFRKEEKKLVSFLTCVQNCSIASGGGFIEQKKIKNIGTIVYLKASFDYLLQRLNKEELAIRPLFLNTSDAKVLFDQRVKKYEKKANIIIGIENKSVNEIIKEIKKEVK, encoded by the coding sequence ATGAACAAGAAGGATAATCTCCTTTTTGTAGGCTTTATGGGCTGTGGTAAAACAACCATAGCAAGGACTTATGCAAAAAAATATAATAAATTCTTTTTAGATACAGACAGTTTGATTAAAGATAAATTTAATCTTGAAATTAGTGAATTTTTTAAAACATATGGAGAGAAAAAATTCCGCAAAGAAGAAAAAAAACTTGTTTCTTTTTTAACTTGTGTGCAAAATTGCTCTATTGCAAGCGGTGGTGGTTTCATAGAACAAAAAAAAATAAAAAATATTGGTACTATTGTTTACTTAAAAGCAAGTTTTGATTATCTTTTACAAAGATTAAATAAAGAAGAATTAGCCATAAGACCCCTATTTTTAAACACAAGTGATGCCAAAGTACTATTTGATCAAAGAGTAAAAAAATACGAAAAAAAGGCAAATATTATCATAGGTATTGAAAATAAAAGTGTTAATGAGATTATTAAAGAAATCAAAAAAGAGGTAAAATGA
- the der gene encoding ribosome biogenesis GTPase Der — MQSIILIGKPNVGKSSLFNRLAKKRIAITSDISGTTRDTNKIEVEIDGKKALLIDSGGLDESNELFKNVKANSLKAAKNSNIIFYMVDGKFLPDDEDKAFFYEMKKLNKPIALVINKVDNKKDEERSWEFSNFGVKEVFNISVTHNIGIDELCMWAGKFLNESYLNADEEEDFESYLENFDENSGDFKLKTINENHIKVGIIGRVNVGKSSLLNALVKEERSVVSDIAGTTIDPVNESIMHKDKIIEFVDTAGIRKRGKIQGLERYALNRTEYALANAQIALLVLDAAEGFNELDERIAGLAAKHCLGVIIVLNKWDKSELDFDKTLKELKLDRFKFLAYAPVVSVSALSGKRVHVLLDKILEVFANFTQKIPTAKLNTLVEEATRAHPLPHDYGKLVKIYYAVQYDLAPPKIALIMNRPKALHFSYKRYLQNQIRKQFNFEGVPLILASRKKGSKDEQEG, encoded by the coding sequence ATGCAAAGTATTATTTTAATAGGAAAACCAAACGTTGGCAAATCAAGTCTTTTTAATAGACTTGCAAAAAAACGCATAGCCATAACTAGCGACATAAGCGGAACTACAAGAGATACTAACAAAATAGAGGTAGAAATTGATGGCAAAAAAGCTTTATTGATAGATAGTGGTGGACTTGATGAGAGCAATGAGCTTTTTAAAAATGTCAAAGCAAATTCGCTTAAAGCTGCTAAAAATAGCAATATTATCTTTTATATGGTAGATGGTAAATTTTTACCTGATGATGAAGATAAAGCATTTTTTTATGAAATGAAAAAACTTAACAAACCCATAGCTTTAGTAATCAATAAAGTCGATAACAAAAAAGATGAAGAAAGATCTTGGGAATTTTCTAATTTTGGAGTAAAAGAAGTTTTTAACATCTCTGTTACGCATAATATAGGCATTGATGAGCTTTGTATGTGGGCTGGTAAGTTTTTAAATGAAAGTTATTTAAATGCAGATGAAGAAGAAGATTTTGAAAGCTATTTAGAAAATTTTGACGAAAATAGCGGAGATTTTAAACTAAAAACCATCAATGAAAACCACATTAAAGTGGGGATTATTGGTAGAGTGAATGTAGGAAAATCAAGTCTTTTAAATGCTTTAGTAAAAGAAGAACGTAGCGTGGTAAGCGATATAGCAGGCACTACGATTGATCCTGTTAATGAAAGCATTATGCATAAAGATAAAATCATTGAGTTTGTAGATACTGCAGGAATTAGAAAACGCGGTAAAATACAAGGCTTAGAGCGTTATGCGCTAAATAGAACTGAATATGCCCTAGCTAATGCTCAAATTGCACTTTTAGTACTTGATGCAGCCGAAGGCTTTAACGAGCTTGATGAGCGTATTGCAGGACTTGCTGCCAAGCATTGTTTAGGTGTGATTATCGTACTTAATAAATGGGATAAAAGCGAACTTGATTTTGATAAAACCTTAAAAGAATTAAAACTAGATCGTTTTAAATTTCTAGCTTATGCACCCGTTGTGAGCGTATCAGCTTTAAGCGGAAAAAGAGTACATGTACTTTTAGATAAAATCTTAGAAGTTTTTGCCAATTTCACGCAAAAAATTCCAACTGCAAAATTAAATACCTTGGTAGAAGAAGCCACAAGAGCTCACCCATTGCCTCATGATTATGGAAAACTAGTTAAGATATACTATGCTGTGCAGTATGACTTAGCACCTCCAAAAATAGCTCTAATCATGAATAGACCAAAAGCTTTGCATTTTAGCTATAAGCGCTATTTGCAAAATCAAATTAGAAAACAATTTAATTTTGAAGGCGTTCCTTTGATTTTAGCTTCAAGAAAAAAAGGTAGCAAAGATGAACAAGAAGGATAA
- a CDS encoding DMT family transporter, with protein sequence MLRIVKKNLGIYFMIIASIEFALVGACAKILSEELSSIEIMFFRNIIGTAFMLYALSKLNFHKSGGHLGLLVFRGVIGTIALYLFFYNVSNISLGGAFAFQKTAPIFIALIAFLFFKENLGLKACFGILVAFIGVLLICQPFADSTTHSGFDLKNSILGILSGFCAALALTSVRELRKSYPAPFIALSFVLIGTLMPLISMIIGSFYEIKELDFLIAPFVMPSFKAWIFIVLMGIFGAMYQIHVTKAYGVAKKAGVVAGVSYIDVVFTLFLGILLGDEFPSLMVFIGIFSIILGGIILVSKQTKEKNGK encoded by the coding sequence ATGTTAAGAATAGTTAAAAAGAATTTAGGTATATATTTTATGATTATTGCTTCCATAGAATTTGCACTTGTAGGTGCTTGTGCAAAAATTCTTAGCGAAGAATTATCCTCGATTGAAATTATGTTTTTTAGAAACATTATAGGTACAGCTTTTATGCTTTATGCGCTTTCAAAATTAAATTTTCACAAAAGTGGTGGACATTTAGGTTTGCTTGTTTTTAGAGGTGTTATAGGGACGATTGCCTTATATCTTTTCTTTTATAATGTTTCTAATATTTCCTTAGGTGGTGCTTTTGCTTTTCAAAAAACAGCACCTATTTTTATAGCTTTGATTGCTTTTTTATTTTTTAAAGAAAATTTGGGATTAAAAGCTTGTTTTGGGATTTTAGTTGCTTTTATAGGGGTATTGTTAATCTGTCAGCCTTTTGCAGATAGTACTACGCATTCAGGCTTTGATTTAAAAAATAGTATTTTAGGAATTTTAAGCGGTTTTTGTGCAGCCTTGGCGCTAACTAGCGTAAGAGAGCTTAGAAAATCATACCCAGCGCCTTTTATAGCTTTATCTTTTGTTTTAATTGGCACTTTGATGCCTTTAATATCTATGATTATAGGTTCTTTTTATGAAATAAAAGAGCTTGACTTTTTAATCGCTCCATTTGTGATGCCTAGTTTTAAAGCTTGGATTTTTATTGTTTTAATGGGAATTTTTGGAGCAATGTATCAAATTCATGTTACTAAGGCTTATGGGGTTGCAAAAAAGGCAGGAGTTGTTGCGGGAGTTAGTTATATAGATGTAGTTTTTACTTTGTTTTTGGGTATATTATTAGGAGATGAATTTCCTAGTTTGATGGTTTTTATAGGAATTTTTAGCATTATTTTAGGAGGAATTATTTTGGTTAGTAAACAAACAAAGGAAAAAAATGGAAAATAA
- a CDS encoding uracil-xanthine permease family protein — MENKTDLIYGLEDKPPFTKAFFAALVHLMAMFVAVITPALLICKGLGIDDTNTARIICMSLFASGVASLLQIKTWGPIGSGLLSIQGTSFNFVAPIILGGLVLKNNGLSQEAMLGAIFGTLMLCSTTEMIISQILPFIRRVISPLVSGIVVMIIGLSLINVGLVSAGGGFAAKASGEFGSLQNLLLAGVVILSIIILNRFNNAYIRISSLFIAMIIGLLVAMTFENFSFNFNENLPLMFLPDPLHYGLSIDYNLILPLILVFMVTSLETIGDISATSEVSNQPVKGELYAKRLKGGVLANGFNSFVSAFFNTFPNSCFGQNNGVIALTGVASRYVGFIVAFMLMILGLFPIVADITLQIPEPILGGATLVMFGTIAATGVRIISKENLNRRSIIIIAMSLGIGLGVSNNPDILEFMPMWFKTLFSSGIAAGGITAIILNFVFPLEENNKNKVK; from the coding sequence ATGGAAAATAAAACAGATTTAATTTATGGTTTAGAAGATAAACCACCTTTTACTAAAGCATTTTTTGCTGCTTTAGTGCATTTAATGGCTATGTTTGTGGCTGTAATTACACCTGCTTTGCTAATTTGCAAGGGTCTTGGAATAGATGATACTAATACAGCTAGAATTATTTGTATGTCGCTTTTTGCTTCAGGTGTTGCTTCACTTTTACAGATTAAAACTTGGGGTCCTATAGGGAGTGGACTTTTATCTATTCAAGGAACTAGTTTTAACTTTGTTGCGCCTATTATACTAGGCGGGCTTGTTTTGAAAAATAATGGTTTATCGCAAGAAGCAATGCTTGGGGCTATTTTTGGTACTTTAATGCTTTGCTCTACTACTGAAATGATTATTTCTCAAATTTTACCTTTTATTAGAAGAGTGATTTCTCCGTTGGTTTCAGGTATAGTGGTGATGATTATAGGTCTTAGTTTGATTAATGTTGGTCTTGTGAGTGCAGGAGGTGGATTTGCGGCTAAGGCAAGTGGTGAGTTTGGATCTTTACAAAATTTATTATTAGCCGGAGTTGTGATTTTAAGTATTATTATATTAAATCGTTTTAATAATGCTTATATAAGAATTTCTTCTTTATTTATAGCTATGATAATAGGGCTTTTGGTGGCTATGACATTTGAAAATTTTAGCTTTAATTTTAATGAAAATTTACCTTTAATGTTTTTACCTGATCCTTTGCACTATGGTTTGAGTATTGATTATAATCTCATTTTACCTTTGATTTTGGTTTTTATGGTAACTTCTTTAGAAACAATTGGTGATATTAGTGCTACTAGTGAAGTTTCAAATCAGCCAGTTAAAGGTGAGCTTTATGCAAAAAGATTAAAAGGTGGAGTTTTGGCAAATGGTTTTAATTCCTTTGTTTCAGCCTTTTTTAATACTTTTCCAAATTCATGTTTTGGGCAAAACAATGGCGTCATAGCTTTAACAGGTGTTGCAAGTCGCTATGTAGGATTTATTGTAGCTTTTATGTTGATGATTTTGGGTTTATTTCCTATTGTGGCTGATATTACTTTACAAATTCCAGAGCCTATTTTAGGTGGGGCAACTTTAGTAATGTTTGGCACTATAGCTGCAACAGGAGTTAGGATTATCTCTAAAGAAAATTTAAACCGTCGTTCTATTATCATTATAGCTATGAGTTTGGGTATAGGACTTGGAGTTTCTAATAATCCTGATATTTTAGAATTTATGCCAATGTGGTTTAAAACTTTATTTTCTTCAGGGATTGCAGCAGGTGGGATTACAGCTATTATTTTAAATTTTGTTTTTCCTCTTGAAGAAAATAATAAAAATAAAGTAAAATAA